The Fusobacterium massiliense DNA window GAAGCTGAATTAGTTGATATAGAATATAAAAGAAAAATAAAAAAATCTTCATATAATTCAGAGTTATCAAAACTTTTTAAATATTTTCCTAGATTAGATTTTATTATGGAAAATAAAGAATTTGAAGAAATGCTTATAGATGCTATCCTTTCTAATTCCAAAATGAATCTATATTCTGATTTATCTCCATTATTAAGATATTTTATTTTTATGATAACTAAGAAAATTTACTCAAAAGAAGAGCTAAAACCACAGGTAATAAAAAGACTAAAAAATTTTATAAAAGTCAAGAGTATTTCATTTTCAGAAGAAAAAGAATCAAGAATAGTTATAATAGAGGATGAAATAGAAGAAAATCAAAATGTTAATAATATTTATTTTAGAAGTAAGAATAATAATGACTTAGTATCTTATAAAAAGTTAAAATTAGAAAATATAGTTGATTTTATTTCACATATTGTATTGGGACCTAAAAATAAAATAACAGTTGAAGAATTAAAAAGATTTTTAATAAAACAGTTTTCAGAAGAAAAAATAAAACATATAATAATAGAAAAATCAGATATTCCATATATTTAGTTAATAAAAAAATTTTTTTAATTAAATTTATGCTATACTTAGTTAAGTAAATTAGGTTATTTATCAAATAGTATTGATAA harbors:
- a CDS encoding DUF2971 domain-containing protein yields the protein MSKSEEKIIYHYCSVDTFLSIIKNQELWASDIFKMNDSSEEKYLEDLLRFYLRRIHKELLEDKRFKEYLKENEEEEEEEVRKKSFEEYYNKIFSYKIKKSIQNYNNINKFLAINELLKEKSKKIKRYICCFSGEGDLLSQWRAYADDGQGISVGFKKSQIKDFLKELEVEIINIGNKGEVRKFLKKKEAELVDIEYKRKIKKSSYNSELSKLFKYFPRLDFIMENKEFEEMLIDAILSNSKMNLYSDLSPLLRYFIFMITKKIYSKEELKPQVIKRLKNFIKVKSISFSEEKESRIVIIEDEIEENQNVNNIYFRSKNNNDLVSYKKLKLENIVDFISHIVLGPKNKITVEELKRFLIKQFSEEKIKHIIIEKSDIPYI